The Etheostoma spectabile isolate EspeVRDwgs_2016 unplaced genomic scaffold, UIUC_Espe_1.0 scaffold00569613, whole genome shotgun sequence genome includes a region encoding these proteins:
- the LOC116685184 gene encoding uncharacterized protein LOC116685184 — protein MWQVLKQKYNLRVKRDDVMNLLRELNPRGCESRTRRRFTRRTYHSMGPNYMWHADGYDKLKPFGLAISGCIDGFSRKVLWLECGPTNNNPTVIAHYFMSCVQNLGVIPMRLRTDCGTENGIMAAIQCTLRHHHSDYYSGASSHMYGSSINNQRIESWWSIFRKGRSQFWMELFTDLRDAGYFNGSHEHQCLLRYCFGEVIQKDLDECVRLWNSHRIRPSRTAACPGGVPNELYYLPHRFGSRDCAFPIQQAELDALPEASLFITPLGTQTCRSTWTLPWTTISY, from the exons ATGTGGCAGGTActtaaacaaaagtacaatcttCGAGTGAAGAGAGATGATGTGATGAATTTGCTCCGGGAGCTTAATCCTCGAGGGTGTGAGAGCAGAACACGCAGAAGGTTTACAAGAAGAACCTACCACTCAATGGGACCTAACTATATGTGGCACGCAGATGGTTATGATAAACTTAAGCCATTCGGTTTGGCCATTTCGGGATGCATAGATGGATTTTCACGTAaagtactgtggcttgaatgtGGACCAACAAATAATAACCCAACGGTGATTGCTCACTATTTCATGTCATGTGTGCAAAACCTCGGTGTCATCCCCATGAGACTGAGGACTGATTGCGGCACTGAGAACGGCATAATGGCTGCAATTCAATGTACCCTACGCCACCATCACAGTGACTACTACTCTGGAGCGTCCAGCCACATGTACGGCTCATCTATAAATAACCAGCGTATTGAGTCCTGGTGGTCTATATTTAGAAAGGGGAG GTCTCAGTTCTGGATGGAGTTATTTACGGACCTTAGAGATGCCGGATACTTTAACGGGAGTCATGAGCATCAGTGTCTCTTGAGATACTGCTTCGGTGAGGTTATTCAGAAGGACTTAGATGAGTGTGTGAGACTGTGGAACAGTCACAGGATTCGCCCTTCCAGAACAGCAGCATGTCCAGGAGGAGTGCCCAATGAACTCTACTACTTACCACACAG GTTTGGTTCCAGAGACTGTGCATTTCCAATTCAACAGGCTGAATTGGATGCCCTTCCTGAGGCTAGCCTGTTCATTACTCCTTTGGGGACCCAAACATGCAGGAGTACTTGGACTTTGCCATGGACCACAATCAGTTACTGA